The following proteins are co-located in the Streptomyces asiaticus genome:
- a CDS encoding extracellular solute-binding protein yields the protein MRRNGRLGKALVLAVLLGLTMTACFGTAGSSAGGGKPVVFSNTGGALEKLFKQNAYADLSRKGITVSTESPNNEAKLTAMVRGSKPTWDVYYSTPYAAMAKCGTLFEKIDYSRIHTGGLDKSQMTDCGVPVLNSYFVLVYNKDTYKSHPPRSWADFYDTKKFPGTRGVMNFAKDAGMETALLAGGVPADKLYPLDYDKAFATLDKIRKNTRFYDTGAQQTQALQSGEVDMMLAWPGRAYDAVKNGANLGVVFNQPIKYHDVLTIVKGAPHQDQAYALINSLIGTKNQKAVVDQQPYGAANSKAGKTSDAAIGAFVADDTKAKGTVVVRDNAWWAKNLDEATRRWTKWVNG from the coding sequence GTGCGACGCAATGGACGTCTCGGCAAGGCGCTGGTGCTGGCCGTCTTGCTGGGACTGACGATGACGGCCTGTTTCGGAACCGCTGGCAGTTCCGCCGGAGGCGGGAAGCCCGTGGTGTTCAGCAACACCGGAGGGGCGCTGGAGAAGCTGTTCAAGCAGAACGCGTACGCCGATCTGTCCCGCAAGGGCATCACGGTGTCCACGGAGTCACCGAACAATGAGGCGAAGCTGACCGCGATGGTCCGGGGCTCCAAGCCCACCTGGGACGTTTACTACTCCACGCCGTACGCGGCCATGGCCAAGTGCGGCACCCTCTTCGAGAAGATCGACTACAGCAGAATCCACACCGGCGGGCTCGACAAGTCGCAGATGACCGACTGCGGGGTCCCGGTGCTGAACTCGTACTTCGTGCTCGTCTACAACAAGGACACCTACAAGTCGCACCCGCCGAGGAGCTGGGCGGACTTCTACGACACGAAGAAGTTCCCCGGCACCCGCGGCGTCATGAACTTCGCCAAGGACGCGGGTATGGAAACGGCGCTGCTGGCCGGCGGGGTGCCGGCCGACAAGCTCTACCCGCTCGACTACGACAAGGCGTTCGCCACGCTGGACAAGATCCGGAAGAACACCCGGTTCTACGACACCGGCGCGCAGCAGACCCAGGCGTTGCAGTCGGGCGAGGTCGACATGATGCTCGCGTGGCCCGGCCGCGCCTACGACGCCGTCAAGAACGGCGCGAACCTCGGCGTCGTGTTCAACCAGCCGATCAAGTATCACGACGTGCTGACCATAGTGAAGGGTGCCCCGCACCAGGACCAGGCATACGCCCTGATCAACTCCCTGATCGGGACCAAGAACCAGAAGGCCGTCGTCGATCAGCAGCCCTATGGCGCGGCGAACTCGAAGGCCGGCAAGACCAGTGACGCCGCGATCGGCGCGTTCGTCGCCGATGACACCAAGGCCAAGGGCACGGTCGTGGTACGGGACAACGCCTGGTGGGCGAAGAACCTCGACGAGGCCACCCGGCGGTGGACGAAGTGGGTCAACGGATGA
- a CDS encoding ABC transporter permease, whose product MPALRLLWLSVTDPVPGLGNYTAIATDDVALTVVLRTLGMAAIVTVVCLLLAYPYAYLMTISTPRWRAVLIAVVLIPFWTSLMARTFAWVVLLQDNGVVDTLLRGAGIGPTRLLGTTAGVTLAMAQVMLPFVVLPVYTTMRGINRRLVDAALSLGARPAIAFLRVYLPLSLPGVAAGATLVMVLSLGFYVTPSLVGSPKQSMLAQFISVQVNQLVDFGGAGALAVALLVITLLLLGGVQFATRRKGTRANSAPISGGIPL is encoded by the coding sequence GTGCCCGCACTCCGCCTGCTCTGGCTCTCGGTGACCGACCCGGTCCCCGGCCTGGGCAATTACACGGCGATTGCCACGGACGACGTGGCGCTGACCGTCGTGCTGCGAACCCTCGGCATGGCGGCGATCGTGACGGTCGTCTGCTTGCTCCTCGCCTATCCGTACGCGTATCTGATGACGATCTCTACTCCGCGCTGGCGGGCGGTCCTGATCGCCGTCGTCCTCATCCCGTTCTGGACCTCGCTCATGGCACGCACCTTCGCCTGGGTGGTGCTGTTGCAGGACAACGGGGTGGTCGACACCCTGCTGCGCGGGGCTGGGATCGGGCCGACGCGCCTGCTGGGCACCACAGCAGGGGTCACGCTCGCGATGGCGCAAGTCATGCTGCCGTTCGTGGTGCTGCCGGTATACACGACGATGCGCGGGATCAACCGCCGCCTGGTCGATGCGGCGCTCTCGCTCGGCGCCCGCCCCGCCATCGCCTTCCTGCGGGTCTACCTCCCACTGTCCCTGCCGGGCGTCGCCGCCGGAGCAACCCTGGTGATGGTGCTGTCCCTCGGGTTCTACGTGACGCCGTCGCTCGTCGGCTCGCCCAAGCAGTCCATGCTCGCCCAGTTCATCTCCGTACAGGTCAACCAGCTCGTGGACTTCGGTGGGGCCGGCGCGCTCGCGGTCGCCCTGCTCGTGATCACGCTCCTGCTTCTCGGCGGCGTCCAGTTCGCGACACGACGCAAGGGCACACGGGCGAACAGTGCCCCCATATCGGGAGGGATACCCCTATGA
- a CDS encoding ABC transporter permease → MKTGRGLRAFLITCGVLTGAWLVVPTLVVIPISFSGENSFAFPPSSWSLRHYTTFFTEPSWLTSLLVSLQLALLVTAVATVLGTTAAFALARRTFVGKGIVEGLFMAPLIVPGIVVAVAMYAAFLGWGLIGTPIGFIAAHTVLALPFVTVNVTASLAGFDRVLERASATLGASPWTTFRSVTFPLIRPGVLAGALFAFVTSFDEVVVSLFIQSPTLQTLPVRMFTSVTNEVDPTIAAASTVVLVVSTILLGLATITRRNHHAA, encoded by the coding sequence ATGAAGACCGGGCGTGGCCTGCGCGCCTTCCTGATCACGTGCGGCGTGCTCACCGGAGCGTGGCTCGTCGTGCCGACCCTCGTCGTGATCCCGATCAGCTTCTCCGGCGAGAACAGCTTCGCCTTCCCGCCGAGCTCGTGGAGCCTGCGCCACTACACCACGTTCTTCACCGAGCCCAGCTGGCTGACCTCACTACTGGTGTCGCTCCAGCTCGCGCTGCTCGTCACCGCGGTGGCGACCGTGTTGGGCACGACGGCTGCGTTCGCCCTCGCCAGGCGGACGTTCGTCGGCAAGGGCATCGTCGAGGGGCTGTTCATGGCACCCCTGATCGTTCCGGGGATCGTGGTCGCCGTCGCGATGTACGCCGCCTTCCTCGGCTGGGGGCTGATCGGCACCCCGATCGGGTTCATCGCCGCCCACACCGTGCTCGCCCTGCCCTTCGTGACGGTGAACGTGACCGCCTCGCTGGCCGGCTTCGACCGGGTGCTGGAGCGTGCTTCGGCGACTCTCGGTGCATCCCCATGGACGACGTTCCGGTCGGTGACCTTTCCACTGATCCGGCCCGGCGTACTGGCCGGCGCCCTGTTCGCCTTCGTGACCTCGTTCGACGAGGTCGTCGTGTCCCTGTTCATCCAGTCCCCCACGCTGCAGACCCTTCCGGTGCGGATGTTCACCTCGGTCACCAACGAGGTCGATCCGACCATCGCGGCGGCATCGACCGTCGTGCTCGTGGTCTCCACCATCCTGCTGGGACTCGCAACGATCACGAGGAGGAACCACCATGCGGCCTGA
- a CDS encoding ABC transporter ATP-binding protein: MRPDRHGGARIETRDVCKRYRGSSQYAVDTVNLTIEAGEFMTLLGPSGSGKTTTLNMIAGFEDVTSGRILVDDADIAPVPTYRRDLGMVFQNYALFPHMTAAENVAFPLRRRKVGKKEIERRVAEALDLVRLNEHGNRLPAQLSGGQQQRVALARAVVFKPRALLLDEPLGALDKKLRESLQLEISRLHSELGITFVFVTHDQEEALALSDRIAVFRDGRIEQVGRPDELYENPASHFVATFLGDSNVFTGQIRDGVLDTGWCELRTEGELPAGPVVLMVRPERLRIGAPAEPGANVLSATVTDVVYQGAFRRVLVEFDGGTTGQVRDITSGTPVTAGQRIEVHWPGHAGVLVPGDEIDQPRRVAVSAQ, encoded by the coding sequence ATGCGGCCTGATCGCCATGGCGGTGCACGCATCGAGACCCGTGACGTGTGCAAGCGGTACCGGGGCTCGTCCCAGTACGCGGTCGACACCGTCAACCTGACGATCGAGGCAGGTGAGTTCATGACCCTGCTCGGGCCCAGCGGCTCGGGCAAGACCACCACGCTGAACATGATCGCCGGATTCGAGGACGTGACCTCCGGTCGGATCCTGGTCGACGACGCCGACATCGCCCCGGTGCCGACCTACCGGCGTGACCTCGGCATGGTGTTCCAGAACTACGCGCTGTTCCCGCACATGACCGCGGCCGAGAACGTCGCGTTCCCCTTGCGCCGGCGCAAGGTGGGCAAGAAGGAGATCGAGCGTCGCGTCGCGGAAGCCCTCGACCTGGTGCGCCTGAACGAGCATGGCAACCGCCTGCCGGCCCAGCTGTCCGGCGGCCAGCAGCAGCGTGTCGCCCTGGCCCGCGCTGTGGTGTTCAAGCCACGGGCCCTGTTGCTGGACGAACCGCTGGGCGCGCTGGACAAGAAGCTGCGCGAGTCACTGCAACTGGAGATCTCCCGGCTGCACTCCGAACTCGGGATCACGTTCGTGTTCGTCACCCACGACCAGGAGGAGGCACTCGCGCTCTCCGATCGCATCGCCGTGTTCCGCGACGGTCGGATCGAGCAGGTCGGAAGGCCGGACGAGCTGTACGAGAACCCCGCCTCCCACTTCGTGGCCACTTTTCTCGGCGACTCCAACGTGTTCACCGGGCAGATCCGCGACGGCGTCCTCGACACCGGCTGGTGCGAACTGCGTACGGAGGGCGAGCTCCCAGCGGGACCGGTCGTGCTCATGGTGCGGCCCGAACGGCTGCGCATCGGCGCGCCGGCCGAACCCGGGGCCAATGTGCTCTCCGCTACCGTGACCGACGTCGTGTACCAGGGCGCGTTCCGGCGGGTCCTCGTCGAGTTCGACGGCGGCACCACCGGCCAGGTCCGGGACATCACCTCGGGCACGCCGGTGACCGCCGGGCAGCGGATCGAGGTGCACTGGCCCGGCCACGCCGGTGTACTCGTACCAGGTGACGAAATCGACCAGCCGCGACGCGTGGCGGTGAGCGCGCAGTGA
- a CDS encoding class II aldolase/adducin family protein, which translates to MNSDVMTARRQVAETGTRLTADGLVLGTAGNISVRVGDLVAISPSSIPYHLVTAEDVSVVDLAGGQVAGLPPSSETPMHLAIYANTDANAVVHHHGLASAAVSTAVSALPPLHYYALQLGGPTRVARYATFGTEELARSVLAALEDRTAALMQNHGAVAHGDTLDRAYDRARLLEWLCNLHIQAHQMGSPRVLSEAELADVTRHKAERAAS; encoded by the coding sequence GTGAACTCCGACGTCATGACGGCTCGTCGGCAGGTCGCCGAGACCGGCACACGTTTGACGGCCGACGGGCTGGTGCTCGGCACCGCGGGCAACATCAGCGTCCGGGTCGGCGACCTGGTGGCCATCTCGCCGTCCAGCATTCCCTATCACCTGGTGACCGCCGAGGACGTCAGCGTGGTCGATCTCGCCGGCGGGCAAGTCGCCGGCCTGCCACCGTCGTCCGAGACGCCCATGCACCTCGCCATCTACGCCAACACCGACGCGAATGCCGTGGTGCACCACCACGGCCTGGCCAGTGCCGCGGTGTCCACAGCAGTCAGCGCACTCCCGCCCCTTCACTACTACGCGCTTCAGCTCGGCGGCCCGACCCGCGTCGCCCGGTACGCGACGTTCGGCACCGAGGAACTGGCCCGTTCCGTGCTCGCCGCGCTGGAAGACCGCACGGCGGCGCTGATGCAGAATCACGGCGCCGTCGCGCACGGCGACACCCTCGACCGTGCCTACGACCGGGCCCGACTCCTCGAATGGCTGTGCAACCTGCATATCCAGGCTCATCAGATGGGCAGTCCGCGCGTGCTCAGCGAAGCGGAGCTCGCGGACGTCACCCGGCACAAGGCGGAAAGGGCGGCATCATGA
- a CDS encoding carbohydrate kinase family protein has protein sequence MKVVCVGAHIFDVLGHPVGEIPPGQGRLALEQIRVTAAGTAGGTAVDLAKLGAEVISFGAIGDDTAGRVLRLLLAENGVDERLAVKPGRATPSTILPIRPNGERPSLHASGAMDMLTADDIDWDAVAEADVLHIGGPDALGDFSVDVLPRLLRFAREHGTVTTMDFLRTSVSPEVVELLRPCWANTRYLLPNDDQIRAITQIEDLRLAARTMRAHGVGTVIVTRGGDGSLVVDEALAEEIPAFRIPVVDTTGCGDGYTAGFIVGLCRNQDLLSSARLGTAASALVAQGLGSDAGIVDLPRTLGFLSERQTDLLHRNEEDITDCGRA, from the coding sequence ATGAAGGTCGTATGCGTCGGGGCGCACATATTCGACGTGCTCGGCCACCCGGTAGGCGAGATCCCACCCGGTCAGGGGCGGCTGGCACTGGAACAGATCCGGGTGACCGCGGCGGGTACCGCCGGGGGCACCGCGGTCGACCTCGCCAAGCTGGGCGCGGAGGTGATCAGCTTCGGCGCCATCGGCGACGACACGGCGGGCCGGGTGCTGCGGCTCCTGCTCGCCGAGAACGGGGTCGACGAACGCCTCGCGGTCAAGCCGGGCCGGGCCACGCCGTCGACGATCCTGCCGATCAGACCGAACGGGGAACGCCCCTCCCTGCACGCGTCCGGCGCGATGGACATGCTCACCGCGGACGACATCGACTGGGACGCCGTGGCCGAGGCGGACGTCCTGCACATCGGCGGACCGGACGCCCTCGGGGACTTCTCCGTCGACGTGCTGCCCAGGCTGCTCCGATTCGCCCGCGAGCACGGCACCGTCACCACCATGGACTTCCTGCGGACAAGCGTGTCACCGGAGGTCGTCGAGCTGCTGCGGCCGTGCTGGGCGAACACGCGGTACCTGCTGCCCAACGACGACCAGATCCGCGCGATCACGCAGATCGAGGACCTCCGCCTGGCCGCCCGGACCATGCGCGCACACGGAGTCGGCACGGTCATCGTGACCAGAGGCGGGGACGGCTCGCTGGTCGTGGACGAGGCTCTGGCCGAGGAGATCCCCGCCTTTCGGATTCCGGTCGTCGACACCACTGGCTGCGGCGACGGATACACGGCCGGATTCATCGTCGGGCTGTGCCGGAACCAGGACCTGCTGTCCTCGGCGCGCCTGGGTACCGCGGCGTCGGCGCTGGTGGCGCAGGGGCTCGGCTCAGACGCTGGAATCGTCGACCTGCCACGGACG